A genomic segment from Pollutimonas thiosulfatoxidans encodes:
- the icd gene encoding NADP-dependent isocitrate dehydrogenase, with protein sequence MSYQHIKIPAAGQKITVNTDFSLTVPDEPIIPYIEGDGTGADITPVMLKVVDAAVAKAYGGKRKIHWMEVYAGEKSTKVYGPDVWLPEETLEAVRDYVVSIKGPLTTPVGGGIRSLNVALRQQLDLYVCLRPIQYFKGVPSPVKEPEKTNMVIFRENSEDIYAGIEFEAESAEAKKLIEFLQKELGVTKIRFPDTSGIGVKPVSREGTQRLVRKAIQYAIDNDRSSVTLVHKGNIMKFTEGGFRDWGYELAQQEFGAQLIDGGPWCKFKNPKTGREITVKDSIADAFLQQILLRPAEYDVIATLNLNGDYVSDALAAQVGGIGIAPGANLSDSVAMFEATHGTAPKYAGKDYVNPGSQILSAEMMLRHMGWTEAADLIITSMEKSILSKKVTYDFARLLEGATQVSCSGFGQVMIQNM encoded by the coding sequence ATGTCCTATCAGCACATCAAGATCCCCGCCGCGGGCCAAAAGATAACGGTTAACACCGATTTTTCGCTTACCGTCCCCGACGAACCCATTATTCCGTACATCGAAGGTGACGGCACGGGTGCGGATATCACGCCAGTCATGCTCAAGGTTGTAGACGCGGCCGTCGCCAAGGCTTACGGTGGCAAGCGCAAGATCCACTGGATGGAAGTCTACGCCGGCGAGAAATCCACCAAGGTGTATGGCCCCGACGTCTGGCTGCCGGAAGAAACGCTCGAAGCTGTGCGCGACTACGTTGTGTCCATCAAGGGCCCGCTGACCACACCAGTGGGCGGCGGCATCCGTTCGCTGAACGTCGCGCTGCGTCAGCAACTCGACCTGTACGTTTGCCTGCGCCCCATCCAATATTTCAAGGGTGTGCCTTCGCCGGTAAAAGAGCCCGAGAAAACCAACATGGTGATCTTCCGCGAGAACTCCGAAGACATCTACGCTGGTATTGAATTCGAAGCCGAAAGCGCCGAAGCCAAGAAGCTTATCGAGTTCCTGCAGAAAGAGCTGGGCGTAACGAAAATTCGCTTCCCCGACACGTCGGGCATCGGCGTCAAGCCAGTGTCGCGTGAAGGTACACAGCGTCTGGTCCGCAAGGCCATCCAGTACGCCATCGACAACGACAGGTCGTCCGTTACCCTGGTGCACAAGGGCAACATCATGAAGTTCACCGAAGGCGGCTTCCGCGATTGGGGTTACGAGCTTGCCCAGCAAGAATTCGGCGCCCAATTGATAGACGGCGGCCCATGGTGCAAGTTCAAGAACCCCAAGACCGGTCGCGAGATCACCGTCAAGGACAGCATTGCCGACGCCTTCCTGCAGCAAATCCTGTTGCGTCCGGCCGAATACGACGTCATCGCTACATTGAACCTTAACGGCGACTATGTTTCCGACGCGCTGGCTGCCCAAGTGGGCGGTATCGGCATTGCTCCGGGCGCCAACTTGTCCGACTCGGTGGCCATGTTCGAAGCCACGCACGGCACGGCTCCGAAGTACGCTGGCAAAGACTACGTCAACCCCGGATCGCAGATCCTGTCTGCCGAAATGATGCTGCGCCACATGGGCTGGACCGAAGCCGCTGACCTGATCATCACCAGCATGGAAAAATCCATCCTGTCGAAAAAGGTCACCTACGACTTCGCGCGCTTGCTTGAAGGCGCCACCCAAGTGTCTTGCTCGGGCTTTGGCCAGGTAATGATCCAAAACATGTAA
- a CDS encoding thioredoxin family protein: MPMNAQYTEDEPARESIDQAEGPLVLEFGASWCGICQAAQPLINQAFTDFQEVAHIKVADGSGRPLGRSFRIKLWPTLIFLRDGKEVSRLVRPTQAGEISKALRQITETQ, encoded by the coding sequence ATGCCCATGAACGCTCAGTACACCGAAGACGAACCTGCCCGCGAGTCCATCGATCAGGCTGAAGGCCCCCTGGTCCTGGAGTTTGGCGCATCCTGGTGTGGTATCTGCCAGGCGGCACAGCCGCTGATTAACCAGGCCTTCACCGATTTCCAGGAAGTTGCGCACATCAAGGTGGCTGATGGCAGTGGCCGCCCCTTGGGGCGGTCATTCCGCATCAAGCTATGGCCTACCCTTATCTTCCTGCGAGACGGCAAAGAGGTAAGCCGGCTTGTGCGGCCCACGCAAGCGGGCGAGATCAGCAAGGCACTTCGCCAGATCACCGAAACCCAATAA
- a CDS encoding Bug family tripartite tricarboxylate transporter substrate binding protein, with the protein MKLGKRLLLLAGATGLAITLTNAAAQESWPERPVKIISPYGAGGPNDISARLLGERLSSRLGQTFVVENKTGAGTIVANNFVAKAAPDGYHVLYAAAPYSTLEALHGSLSYDPKKDLKAVAMVATVPLFLIVNADSPYKTVDDLIKHGKSNTDGLTVGSPGHGSLPHLAAELLLIDAGTKGLVVHYKGDVAAYTDLVAGRIDATLTAITAALPHIQAGKLRVLGVASETASGIYPDARPLKDQGLSSVVAAGWYGFMVPSGTPPEIVQRLDDEVGLALNDASIKKRLLDLGMETRPGTSAQFAQFIQSEMDKWGGVIKHANLKAQ; encoded by the coding sequence ATGAAGCTAGGGAAAAGACTACTGCTGCTTGCAGGCGCCACCGGGCTTGCAATTACGCTTACCAACGCTGCTGCACAAGAAAGCTGGCCCGAGCGACCCGTAAAGATCATTTCGCCGTACGGCGCGGGCGGGCCCAACGATATATCTGCACGCTTGTTGGGTGAGCGACTAAGCTCCCGGCTCGGACAGACTTTCGTCGTTGAAAACAAGACCGGAGCTGGCACCATAGTGGCCAACAATTTCGTCGCCAAGGCGGCCCCTGACGGCTATCACGTTCTTTACGCAGCCGCTCCTTATTCCACCCTGGAAGCCTTGCACGGCAGCTTAAGCTACGACCCCAAGAAAGACCTCAAGGCTGTTGCCATGGTCGCAACCGTTCCCTTGTTTCTTATCGTCAATGCCGACAGCCCCTACAAGACAGTGGACGACCTCATCAAACACGGAAAGTCGAACACCGATGGCCTGACGGTCGGCTCACCCGGACACGGCTCCTTGCCTCACTTGGCAGCCGAGCTTCTGTTGATTGATGCGGGTACCAAGGGTCTGGTCGTGCACTACAAAGGCGATGTCGCGGCATATACCGATTTGGTTGCGGGCCGTATCGATGCGACGTTAACGGCCATCACAGCCGCGCTTCCTCACATACAGGCCGGCAAGTTGCGCGTGCTCGGGGTCGCCTCCGAAACCGCCAGTGGCATCTACCCAGATGCCCGGCCTCTGAAGGACCAAGGCTTGTCCAGCGTCGTGGCTGCAGGTTGGTATGGCTTCATGGTTCCGTCCGGGACGCCACCAGAGATCGTGCAGCGCCTCGATGACGAAGTCGGGCTAGCGCTTAACGACGCATCCATAAAGAAACGCCTGCTCGACCTTGGCATGGAGACCCGCCCCGGCACAAGCGCCCAGTTCGCCCAGTTCATCCAGTCGGAAATGGATAAATGGGGCGGCGTCATCAAACACGCAAACCTGAAGGCGCAGTAG
- a CDS encoding LysR family transcriptional regulator codes for MKMDVTLRQLRAFIAVLERGSFSDAADSMHLSQAALSGLIKELESRLGVRLLDRSTRKVSVSVVGAVFEPLVRRVLANLDGALESVVNLRELRRGVVRVAAPETLSCTLLPQLIANYSSRFPGVDVRFEDVPIEEVISGLYSGKSDIGFGPAGVEVDDSIEVQGLFTDPLWVALRPDDPLGTQESATWSALQDKTLINYMPNLKANVLSHIPSKLHARDIMPVHRVNTALAMLHVRPGYVICPSMARNLVEGFGLTFIPVTQPTVTWQVTMFFRNRDLLSPAVESFLDFTLGSGHDWHAARQH; via the coding sequence ATGAAGATGGACGTTACCTTAAGACAGTTGCGGGCATTCATCGCTGTACTGGAACGCGGCAGCTTTTCAGATGCCGCCGACAGCATGCATTTGTCGCAGGCCGCACTTAGCGGCCTGATCAAAGAGTTGGAAAGTCGCCTGGGCGTGCGCTTGCTCGACAGAAGCACGCGTAAGGTTTCTGTTTCTGTGGTGGGAGCCGTATTCGAGCCGCTGGTGCGGCGGGTGTTGGCCAACCTGGACGGTGCGTTGGAAAGCGTGGTCAATTTAAGAGAGCTCCGGCGAGGAGTGGTTCGCGTTGCGGCTCCCGAGACGCTCTCGTGCACCTTGTTGCCGCAGCTCATTGCCAACTACAGCAGTCGCTTTCCCGGTGTGGACGTACGCTTTGAGGACGTTCCGATAGAAGAAGTGATCAGCGGTTTATACAGCGGCAAGTCCGATATCGGCTTTGGCCCGGCCGGGGTCGAAGTCGACGACAGTATAGAAGTGCAAGGGCTGTTCACCGACCCGCTGTGGGTAGCCTTGCGCCCGGACGATCCTTTGGGTACGCAAGAGTCGGCAACCTGGAGTGCGTTGCAAGACAAAACGCTCATTAACTATATGCCCAATTTGAAGGCAAACGTACTGAGCCATATTCCATCCAAACTGCACGCCCGGGACATTATGCCGGTGCACCGCGTGAATACGGCCTTGGCCATGTTGCACGTAAGGCCGGGCTATGTAATTTGCCCCTCGATGGCGCGCAACCTGGTAGAGGGGTTCGGCCTGACTTTTATCCCAGTGACTCAGCCGACCGTCACCTGGCAGGTCACCATGTTCTTTCGCAACCGAGATCTCCTGTCCCCTGCAGTGGAAAGCTTTCTTGATTTCACCTTGGGCTCGGGGCATGACTGGCATGCAGCGCGGCAACATTGA
- a CDS encoding acetate--CoA ligase family protein, translated as MRYLVEHGYKGKIYPINPGAREIAGLPSYPSMSAVGAPIDLAIFALPAGSVEAALEDAISAGVKSVVMFSAGFAETGACGEQLQQKIAERARHAGIRILGPNCLGFMNMARSVYATFSPVVAMGLAQVGHIGMVCQSGAFGAYAYAMARERGVGLSTWITTGNESDISVSDCIAWMADDPETKVIMAYIEGCRDGLKLRRALDKARLAGKPVVMVKVGRTELGALTASSHTAALAGEDAVYDALFKQHGAWRARSIEEFFDIAHCLATSGIPDNDSVGILTVSGGVGVMMADDAAEAGLAVTELPATAQASIKKIIPFASTHNPVDLTGQVTADPALLDVVSRLMLEQAGYGSLLIFLSAFGMDPVIRGAQRQLARDLRRDFPGRLIIFSTLADVEQQAELAKHGCVCFADPGRAIRVLAAITFFHRQHTQDHGCSDLLPVHQPPLLHQAYNEAQAMRLLGQAGLPMVETQVADSRQQAMAKATNIGFPAVMKVLSSQIAHKSDIGGVRLNIQNETQAGEAYDAIKHALCKAGMWGQAEGVLLAPMRAGGVEIIVGARQDPHLGTVIMLGSGGVNVEVWGDVVLRLAPVNLPQAHEMISELRALALLNGFRGSPRADIDALAQTIVRLSEFAVAAGDTLDSVELNPLVVFAEGQGALALDAVLLTKEPAASVLQTLPLFEIARMRAANTQRKHPEQGYAGDSPASSMRWVNQFTHTRRLRSPADTEVVTPNNDTLFTNAWLDLSAGPLVIDVPEMGQRYWVLGFLDAWTNPWAYAGRRTTGGAAQRLFVHGPGWSGAVPEGMHVISSPSQDVWIIGRILADAEAGDLAQVHALQDRFKISRLDGTPALTRIDALFTKNKVGAPTAQDYLRVLDIMLKRNPSEFPVAGWPPPEASLQLALDHVYTELREAVQSSELGGGWTTAVNVRESFGADFLTRARVARNWIGTLGIDEAMYIMAEVDEQGQPLRGRHQYALRFPPTALPDVGAFWSITLYGRSNCLLVDNPIGRHSIGDRTAGLKPDEDGGLTISIQADDPGPGRNWLPAPADDGFYLTLRLYQPGPAHLDGSFQYPAVRLIKTEAACDVEFN; from the coding sequence GTGCGATATCTCGTAGAACATGGATATAAGGGGAAGATCTATCCGATCAACCCCGGCGCACGCGAGATCGCCGGCTTGCCAAGCTACCCAAGTATGAGCGCTGTCGGTGCTCCCATCGATTTGGCGATCTTCGCCCTTCCTGCGGGTTCGGTCGAAGCAGCCCTCGAGGACGCCATTTCAGCCGGAGTCAAAAGCGTCGTTATGTTTTCCGCCGGCTTCGCAGAAACTGGAGCGTGCGGCGAACAATTGCAGCAGAAGATCGCTGAGCGTGCACGCCATGCGGGAATACGGATACTGGGCCCTAATTGCCTGGGCTTCATGAACATGGCGCGGTCCGTCTATGCCACCTTTTCGCCGGTGGTGGCCATGGGGCTTGCCCAGGTGGGTCACATTGGCATGGTATGCCAGAGCGGTGCCTTTGGTGCATACGCATATGCCATGGCGCGCGAGCGTGGGGTGGGGCTTTCCACCTGGATCACCACCGGCAACGAAAGCGACATCAGCGTTTCTGACTGCATCGCCTGGATGGCGGACGATCCAGAAACAAAAGTGATCATGGCTTACATCGAGGGCTGCCGCGACGGCTTGAAGTTGCGGCGCGCCCTGGATAAAGCCCGCTTGGCAGGAAAGCCGGTAGTCATGGTCAAGGTTGGCCGCACGGAATTGGGCGCACTGACTGCATCGTCCCATACTGCGGCTCTGGCCGGCGAGGACGCCGTTTACGATGCCTTGTTCAAACAGCACGGCGCTTGGCGCGCGCGCAGCATAGAAGAGTTTTTTGATATTGCCCACTGTCTGGCGACCTCCGGCATCCCTGACAACGACAGCGTAGGAATCTTGACTGTCTCCGGTGGCGTAGGGGTCATGATGGCAGATGACGCGGCCGAAGCAGGCCTGGCTGTAACCGAATTGCCGGCCACGGCCCAGGCGTCGATCAAGAAGATCATCCCATTTGCCTCTACCCATAACCCGGTAGATCTGACAGGGCAGGTAACGGCAGATCCCGCTTTGCTGGATGTCGTGTCTCGGCTGATGCTGGAACAGGCAGGCTACGGCAGCCTTTTGATCTTTCTTTCCGCTTTCGGCATGGACCCCGTAATACGCGGTGCGCAACGGCAACTGGCGCGTGATCTGCGCCGGGATTTTCCCGGGCGCCTGATTATATTCAGTACTTTGGCCGACGTTGAGCAACAGGCTGAACTGGCTAAGCATGGCTGTGTCTGCTTTGCTGACCCCGGCCGCGCTATCCGCGTCCTGGCAGCGATCACTTTCTTCCATCGACAGCACACCCAGGACCACGGCTGCAGCGATCTTCTGCCCGTCCATCAGCCACCCCTGTTACACCAGGCCTACAACGAGGCCCAAGCCATGCGGCTGTTGGGGCAAGCCGGTCTTCCCATGGTCGAAACGCAGGTTGCTGACAGCAGACAGCAAGCCATGGCAAAGGCAACAAACATCGGCTTTCCGGCCGTCATGAAAGTGCTGTCCAGCCAGATCGCCCATAAAAGCGATATAGGTGGAGTGCGACTGAACATCCAGAACGAGACGCAGGCAGGCGAGGCTTACGATGCTATCAAGCATGCGTTGTGCAAGGCCGGCATGTGGGGCCAAGCAGAAGGTGTGTTGCTGGCGCCGATGCGTGCCGGTGGGGTGGAAATAATAGTAGGTGCCCGCCAGGATCCCCACTTGGGCACTGTAATCATGCTGGGTAGCGGGGGAGTCAACGTCGAGGTATGGGGCGATGTGGTCTTGCGACTCGCTCCGGTAAACCTCCCGCAAGCCCATGAAATGATTTCAGAGCTGCGAGCGCTTGCCCTGTTGAATGGTTTCAGGGGCTCGCCGAGGGCCGACATCGATGCTCTGGCGCAGACGATAGTGCGGCTTTCCGAGTTTGCCGTGGCGGCGGGCGACACACTGGACTCGGTTGAACTGAATCCGCTGGTCGTATTTGCAGAAGGCCAGGGTGCTCTGGCACTGGATGCCGTATTGCTGACTAAAGAACCAGCGGCATCGGTGTTGCAGACACTACCCCTGTTTGAAATTGCCCGTATGCGGGCAGCCAACACGCAACGCAAGCACCCCGAGCAAGGCTACGCGGGCGACAGCCCAGCTTCCAGCATGCGTTGGGTCAACCAGTTCACACATACCCGGCGCTTGCGCAGCCCGGCCGACACCGAGGTCGTCACGCCGAATAACGATACCTTGTTTACCAACGCCTGGCTGGATTTGTCGGCAGGCCCATTGGTGATTGATGTCCCCGAAATGGGGCAGCGCTATTGGGTGTTGGGTTTTCTTGATGCGTGGACCAACCCATGGGCCTACGCGGGCCGCAGGACGACGGGCGGCGCAGCGCAGCGCTTGTTCGTACATGGCCCTGGCTGGTCAGGTGCAGTACCGGAGGGTATGCATGTCATTAGTTCACCCAGCCAGGATGTCTGGATCATCGGCCGAATTCTAGCCGACGCAGAGGCAGGCGATTTAGCCCAAGTGCATGCCTTGCAAGATCGCTTCAAGATATCCCGACTTGACGGAACGCCGGCTTTGACCCGGATCGACGCCTTGTTTACCAAGAACAAGGTGGGTGCGCCAACAGCGCAGGACTACCTTCGTGTTCTGGACATCATGCTGAAGCGCAATCCGTCGGAGTTCCCCGTTGCTGGGTGGCCGCCGCCAGAAGCGTCACTGCAACTCGCCTTGGACCACGTCTATACCGAGCTACGCGAAGCCGTGCAAAGTTCGGAATTGGGCGGCGGCTGGACGACCGCCGTCAATGTGCGGGAGAGCTTCGGGGCAGATTTCCTCACACGTGCTCGCGTCGCACGTAACTGGATCGGAACCTTGGGCATAGACGAAGCCATGTACATCATGGCTGAGGTCGATGAGCAAGGTCAGCCCTTACGAGGGCGGCATCAGTATGCCTTGCGCTTTCCGCCTACCGCCCTGCCTGATGTCGGCGCCTTCTGGTCAATTACTTTATATGGTCGCAGCAACTGTTTATTGGTCGATAACCCCATTGGTCGTCATTCCATCGGGGATAGAACGGCGGGGCTGAAGCCCGATGAGGATGGCGGCTTGACCATTTCCATTCAAGCCGATGATCCGGGCCCTGGAAGAAACTGGTTGCCCGCTCCCGCGGACGACGGCTTCTACCTGACCCTGCGCCTTTACCAGCCAGGACCCGCGCATCTTGATGGTAGCTTCCAATACCCGGCCGTCAGGCTCATTAAAACCGAGGCAGCGTGCGATGTTGAATTCAACTGA
- a CDS encoding SDR family NAD(P)-dependent oxidoreductase, translating into MLNSTEKPLVGKVAIVTGAGGGLGRAHVLELARLGASVVVNDLGSGADDVAAQARAAGAQALAVMGDVSHPEDMQRMAAQAIQAFGRIDILVNNAGVLRDRSFAKMSLDDWRLVLDVHLMGAVHATRAVWPHMQDQAYGRIIMTTSSSGLYGNFGQSNYAAAKMALVGLMQTLKEEGGKYNIRVNCLAPTAVTGMTEGLLDEEAATVLSAERVSKGLLALVQDQAPTGMILLAGGGSFSCAHITMTQGIYLPDDHDPAVSLCSRLAQVQDQTLQLTPRNGWDQSKHELAKALTPRV; encoded by the coding sequence ATGTTGAATTCAACTGAGAAACCGCTAGTGGGTAAGGTCGCGATAGTGACAGGGGCGGGCGGCGGCCTGGGGCGTGCGCATGTGCTGGAACTGGCGCGCCTGGGCGCATCTGTTGTGGTCAATGATCTGGGCAGCGGTGCAGACGACGTCGCTGCGCAAGCCCGCGCCGCCGGCGCGCAAGCCTTGGCCGTCATGGGCGACGTGAGCCACCCGGAAGATATGCAGAGGATGGCCGCACAGGCTATACAGGCCTTTGGGCGCATCGACATCCTGGTCAACAACGCGGGCGTTCTGCGAGATCGCAGTTTTGCCAAAATGTCCTTGGACGATTGGCGCCTGGTGCTGGACGTGCACCTCATGGGCGCCGTGCATGCTACCCGGGCTGTCTGGCCCCATATGCAAGACCAGGCGTACGGCCGCATCATCATGACGACATCGTCGTCGGGCCTTTATGGCAACTTCGGGCAATCAAACTACGCCGCAGCGAAAATGGCGCTGGTCGGCCTGATGCAAACCTTGAAGGAAGAAGGCGGCAAGTACAACATTCGGGTCAATTGCCTGGCTCCTACTGCCGTCACCGGCATGACGGAAGGCCTGTTGGACGAAGAAGCCGCTACAGTGCTGAGCGCCGAGCGTGTCAGCAAGGGCTTGCTGGCGCTGGTTCAAGACCAGGCGCCTACCGGCATGATCTTGCTGGCGGGAGGCGGCAGCTTTTCGTGTGCGCACATCACCATGACACAGGGCATATACCTTCCCGACGATCACGACCCGGCGGTCAGCTTGTGTAGCCGGCTGGCCCAGGTGCAAGATCAAACCTTGCAACTGACGCCCCGAAATGGCTGGGATCAGTCCAAGCACGAGCTGGCCAAGGCACTGACCCCACGGGTATAA
- a CDS encoding cytochrome P450/oxidoreductase, translated as MNTRTQQSLAGCPVAHHATPDAGRCPVDHKAAQFDPFQDAYMENPSEFVRWAREQKPVFYSPKLDYWVVTRYQAIKDIFRDPIAFSPSNVLEPVGQPSPEAASILKQYGYAMNRTLVNEDEPAHMARRRVLMEPFTPEHLRKHEPMVRRLVTEAIDGFIDDGRVDLMEKLLWDVPFSVALEFLGIEDDSDRATMHKFSIAHTINAFGRPTPEESANVAHTVGQFWQFSGEVLEKMKRTPDGPGWMRYSIRQQKEFPDVVTDSYLHSMMMAIIVAAHESTSFASANAIRLLLEHPESWADICKNPLLISPAVEECLRHNGSIGSWRRRATRDVEIEGVAIPAGARLLLVVSSANHDPRQFGDPDFFDIRRDNTVEHLTFGFGAHQCLGKNIGRMEMQIIIGELSRRLPHMRLAEQTYKYVHNLAFRGPRNLVVEWDPAQNPERNDASVLEATQEIRLGAPLAKHVVRDLQLAEVRQVADDIVLLRLVAPDGRPLPQWTPGAHVDIECGHTGLSRQYSLCGDLDDRNAWEVAVLRDPESRGGSSWLHQNATVGAELRVRGPRNHFRMDEAPTGRILLVAGGIGITPIMAMAQRARALNLDYEIHFSCRSRCTLPFANELEQAHGSRLHVHISDEGSRNDFDRLLATFDDSTQVYACGPTRMLAALEEAVSRRALPDSALHIEHFVNTVTILDPAKEQSFEVELRNSGLTLTVPNDATLLEVLHGSNIDVQSDCEEGLCGACEVGVLDGEVEHRDSVLTTAERRENNRLMACCSRAKGKKLVLDL; from the coding sequence ATGAATACACGTACCCAACAGTCACTGGCGGGCTGCCCCGTCGCCCATCATGCCACTCCCGATGCTGGGCGCTGTCCTGTGGACCATAAAGCGGCACAGTTTGACCCCTTCCAGGACGCCTACATGGAGAACCCGTCGGAGTTCGTCCGCTGGGCCCGTGAGCAAAAGCCAGTGTTCTATAGCCCCAAGCTGGATTACTGGGTGGTTACGCGCTACCAGGCCATCAAGGACATTTTCCGCGACCCCATTGCATTCAGCCCTTCCAATGTGCTGGAGCCCGTGGGGCAGCCCTCGCCAGAGGCTGCATCCATCCTGAAGCAATACGGTTATGCCATGAACCGCACGCTGGTCAATGAGGACGAGCCCGCCCACATGGCCCGTCGCCGCGTGTTGATGGAACCCTTTACGCCCGAGCATCTGCGCAAGCACGAGCCCATGGTGCGCCGGCTGGTAACCGAAGCCATCGACGGCTTCATCGACGATGGCCGCGTCGACCTGATGGAAAAACTCCTGTGGGACGTCCCTTTCTCGGTGGCGCTGGAGTTCCTGGGCATAGAAGACGACTCTGACCGCGCGACCATGCACAAGTTCTCGATCGCGCACACCATCAATGCATTTGGCCGCCCTACCCCGGAAGAAAGCGCCAACGTGGCCCACACGGTCGGACAGTTCTGGCAGTTCTCGGGCGAAGTGCTGGAGAAAATGAAACGCACGCCCGACGGCCCTGGCTGGATGCGCTACTCCATACGCCAGCAAAAAGAGTTTCCGGATGTGGTGACGGATTCCTATCTGCATTCGATGATGATGGCGATTATCGTCGCCGCGCACGAGTCCACATCGTTCGCTTCAGCCAACGCCATCAGACTGCTGCTGGAGCACCCTGAAAGCTGGGCTGACATCTGCAAGAACCCCCTGCTTATTTCGCCGGCGGTCGAAGAGTGCCTGCGCCACAATGGCTCGATAGGATCGTGGCGCCGCCGCGCCACCCGCGACGTCGAGATAGAAGGCGTCGCCATCCCGGCCGGGGCGCGCTTGCTGTTGGTGGTGTCCTCTGCCAACCACGATCCGCGCCAGTTCGGCGACCCGGACTTTTTCGACATCCGCCGCGACAACACGGTTGAACACCTGACCTTCGGCTTTGGCGCACATCAATGCCTGGGCAAGAATATCGGCCGCATGGAGATGCAGATCATCATCGGCGAGCTATCACGCCGCCTGCCGCACATGCGCCTGGCCGAGCAAACCTATAAGTATGTGCACAACCTGGCATTCCGCGGACCGCGCAACCTGGTGGTGGAGTGGGATCCAGCCCAAAACCCGGAGCGGAACGACGCTTCGGTGTTGGAGGCGACGCAAGAGATACGACTGGGTGCACCTTTGGCCAAACATGTGGTGCGCGATCTGCAGCTGGCCGAGGTGCGACAGGTCGCCGACGACATTGTGCTGCTGCGACTGGTAGCGCCCGATGGCAGACCCTTGCCGCAGTGGACGCCCGGCGCGCACGTGGACATCGAATGCGGCCACACCGGCCTGTCGCGGCAATATTCGCTTTGCGGCGATCTCGACGACCGTAACGCCTGGGAGGTCGCGGTCCTGCGTGACCCCGAAAGCCGCGGCGGATCATCATGGCTGCATCAGAACGCCACAGTAGGCGCAGAGCTGCGTGTACGCGGTCCGCGAAATCACTTCCGTATGGACGAGGCACCAACCGGCCGCATCTTGCTCGTTGCGGGCGGCATCGGCATCACGCCCATCATGGCGATGGCTCAGCGCGCGCGCGCATTGAACCTGGACTATGAAATCCACTTCAGTTGCCGCTCCCGCTGCACCCTGCCCTTTGCCAACGAGCTGGAACAAGCCCATGGCTCGCGCCTGCATGTGCATATCAGCGACGAAGGCAGTCGCAACGACTTCGATCGGCTGCTGGCGACTTTCGACGACAGCACCCAGGTTTATGCCTGCGGCCCGACCCGAATGCTGGCTGCGCTGGAAGAGGCCGTGTCGCGACGCGCGCTGCCGGACAGCGCCCTGCATATCGAGCACTTCGTGAATACGGTGACCATCCTGGATCCGGCCAAAGAGCAATCCTTTGAAGTTGAACTGAGGAATTCCGGCTTGACGCTGACTGTACCCAACGACGCCACCTTGCTCGAAGTCCTGCACGGCTCGAACATCGACGTACAAAGCGATTGCGAAGAAGGGCTTTGCGGCGCCTGCGAAGTGGGCGTGCTGGATGGCGAGGTCGAACATCGCGACAGCGTGCTGACAACAGCCGAGCGACGGGAAAACAACCGCCTGATGGCATGTTGCTCTCGCGCCAAGGGCAAGAAACTGGTTCTGGATCTTTAG
- a CDS encoding IclR family transcriptional regulator has product MTTTNNDIESNVPGRRQRVQAVTTGIAVLKGLTKLGGRASLTVLAKQVSENPAKVHRYLNSMMDEGLVAQDPVSLQYYLGAGAIQIGLAAMRLADPLRVAEPALIRLRESLEMTCFIAVMGNKGPTIVRFEEPGLPVTLNVRVGSVLSLLRSATGRVFLGFTDDTVVEKLAREELAQTTSAQAGGLDGPDPVAALKEEVRKAGMAIVRDTNLQGISAIGVPIFDFSNHVVAVLTVLGATGGFDASPDSAVAQALLKEGAAISAALGHEA; this is encoded by the coding sequence ATGACGACGACAAACAACGATATCGAAAGCAATGTGCCTGGGCGTCGGCAGCGCGTTCAGGCGGTCACCACCGGCATCGCGGTGCTCAAAGGTTTGACGAAACTGGGCGGGCGGGCCAGCTTGACCGTTCTGGCCAAACAAGTTTCCGAGAACCCCGCCAAAGTGCATCGATACCTGAACAGCATGATGGACGAGGGTCTGGTTGCCCAGGACCCCGTGTCGTTGCAGTATTACCTGGGCGCCGGAGCCATCCAGATCGGGCTTGCCGCCATGCGCCTGGCCGATCCGCTACGCGTCGCCGAGCCGGCGCTCATACGCTTGCGCGAATCGCTCGAGATGACTTGCTTTATTGCCGTCATGGGAAACAAGGGGCCGACTATCGTGCGGTTTGAAGAGCCCGGCCTGCCGGTGACTCTTAACGTAAGGGTGGGGTCGGTCCTCTCTCTGCTCAGGTCGGCCACGGGGCGGGTCTTTTTGGGCTTCACCGACGATACCGTGGTCGAGAAGCTGGCGCGCGAAGAGCTGGCTCAGACAACAAGCGCGCAGGCGGGCGGGCTGGATGGGCCCGATCCGGTGGCCGCACTAAAAGAAGAGGTCCGCAAGGCTGGGATGGCCATCGTGCGCGACACCAATCTCCAGGGTATCAGTGCTATTGGGGTGCCGATTTTCGATTTTTCCAACCATGTCGTTGCCGTCTTGACGGTCTTGGGGGCGACCGGCGGGTTCGATGCATCACCCGACAGTGCTGTGGCGCAGGCTTTGCTTAAGGAAGGCGCGGCCATCAGTGCCGCGCTTGGTCACGAGGCTTGA